The region AGTCCTTGAAAACTCTGCTCTGTCAAATGAGCAAgctattcttattttttattaacgCATCTGCTTGCCTCAGAACTTCTCTCACAGAGAGCTTTCTTTAGTTATTAAAATTTTCTTAGAATGTGCTGTTTAACAGCTACACATTTCAGATCCTCAGTTTCAAGTCCCACCTGTTTAGTacactaaaattattttgcacGTGAAGTGCAACACACCTAGTCCACCTTTGCTAAAACCCTACACCTATTTCATAGGTCAGCAAACCAGGACAGAGAGAGAACCTTCTATAGATCTGTAAGTGAATGGTTTGAGAGAGGATGCTTCTCTATTCCTCTCTTCGTGTCACCACTGCAGTAGAGAAGGGCAGGGAGCAtgaaggtgccagagcactAAGGAGAAAATTGCCTTGCAATAGCCAGATGTGTCATTGTGTCCTTTATACCACACTTGATTGCTGGCTTAAGCTTCCAAATACCATCTATCGccgcagcagcacaggcagcgaGTTTTTGTGTCATCCTGAGAGCAAAATTCCAAAGCATGTTCTGTTTTGTGACAGTCAGTGCTTCAGCTTGGAGTTTTCAGAACAAAACGTGGCACCATCCCCACGACAGGAGCACCTCTCAGCAGACACCTCATCACATCCCAGCACACACATCCACTCCAGTCTCTCGACCAAGCACCCGGACACACTAACGCAATCCAGAACTCATCCTTCCCCAAACCACATCACCCCTCTCTCAGTTCAGCTGTAACATGAATACACCTCCAGTACCTGAAGATAATATTCTCTAGGTCAAAGGGGTACTCTATGATACCAGTTGTAGGAACTCTAACCCGTAGCACATCTTGCTGAGTTGGTAGATATCCTGGGGTAGCGATACGATCCACGTCGCTAAGATAGCTACAGGAagcacaatggaaaaaaaaaaaaagtaccttaGGTTGCAGCACATAAATATACGGATTTACAACACTGCTACATCTAGTCTTTCCCCAGCGTAACAAGAAAGTCAGAAGTCACCTGAACCATTTAAAACATGATGTGGAAAACAACATAATACATCTTTGAGGAATGGTAATTCACCAGCCATCCCCTTTGGAGGACAACTTTATCAACTCTGCATAGGAGTGTGGAAGACAACCTTTACTCCAGAGAAAGTTTAAGTACAGTGCatgcttatttttcagaatcAAGTCTCTTCTGAGGTCTTCTGTTAAGAAACAAACCTCTGTCACCAGACTTAGCTTTTGTTAATAATAAATCCATTAGGTGGCACATCCGTATACACCTGTAGGCCAAAGGACAAACCTGAACCAAGAGCCAGGACCAACAGAGATGGCAGAAGGTGGAGATTCCAGCCTCAGGTTCACAAGCAGATGTGTGAACAACTGTCTTTATCACCACCAGAACACCTCAGACCCTCAGGAAAAGTAGCAAATGGTAAGGAATTTCCAGATCTAAATCCACCCCCAACTAAACACAGCTCCCCTCATCTCCAGCAAAGCTCTTTGCCTTTCTGGAGCCAGATTTAACAAGTTAGTCACCTGCTCCCCCTGCTCTTTCATCTTAACTTTTCCTAAGGGTACTTCAAAGTGCCCCTCTGTATCCTGTGACTTTTATCCCTATAGACATGGCCAGCAGAGACCGTGCAGCTTGTCTAAAACACCAGCAAGACTCATCCGCCTCaatgaaaaagataaaaggTACTTTAAACAAACTACGTAGTGAAATCTACAGCAATGTTCCTGCCCTTTGAAACAAACTCTAGacttcaataaaaaaataaattggacaGTATTTCTTAGACCATCACTTCCACCTACAGTGCATGCCAGTGATGATATACTCACTATTTAGCTGAGTCGGAAAGCTGATATTCTCTTCTCCTGTCATAACACTCTTGTATCCCAGGGTCGTTCCATAATGTTTTAATTGCACTTACATATGGCTGCTCAAATGTCATGACCTTTTCTACGTCCACTTCCCGGATCAGCACTGCATTGGCCTGGagattggaagaaaaaaaatcataagtaaaaaaccaaaccaaaacaaaactgatttccTGGCACATCCTCACCCTCCCCATTCTCTTCCCCCAAAAAAGCTAAAGTAATTTAGAGCAGATCTGgctgaaaaaattattcctggaCCCAAAAATCAGTAAAGCCAGACTTCAGCTCAAATCATGTTTCTATTGTTGAGACCAAAACCTTTCAAGAAAGGTTTGCACCTTTGGTCAGCACCtatcagaaaaaacaacaggCTGCAGCAACAGTGATAACTACCAGGAGCAGCATCTTTTGGGTCCAGCACGTATTTTGCCAGCTTCAGTTCCGATGTGAACAGTAACTCAAGCAAAGGAAAGCCTGACACATGTAGCAACAGTGAATCCTTGAAATGAGTACAGAGAACACGTCTCCTGTACCCGATATCATGTCCCAGTCCCTCGCTCTGCAGATCAGAGCACAGACCTCACTGAGAAAGCTGCTCTATCCCTTAACACAGTCAAGTAAATGGAGACAGATATCAATGAAATGTcggaaaaagcaaagcacaaaagCATTTACGGGAAAGAGTTCAGGGAAGTTGAGATTGCAATGCAAAAGGACACAAACAGGAACTCAGGAGTCAAACCCTAGAATCCCCATCAACTAAAAACACGTGCACAAATTGTGATAAACTTACCTTGTTCTGTTCATATTTGTACAGAATCTTCAGGGTTTCCATGGCCCTGATCATAGACTGCATGGCAGTGAAGATGTTTTGGTACACCAGCTTGGTGAAGCCTTTTTTGTCCTCTTCAGAGTAGCCTGAGCCATGAATGATACGCATTTGCTTAATGAACGTGCTTTTTCCGCTCTCCCCAGTGCCTGCAGAACGCAAGAGAGAGTGTTAGGAGCCATCACAGTTCCTATTACTACACCTAAGTACACACCACTTTTTTAGTCGCTTTCCAGAATATTAAAAGACGGTCTGGATGGCCCCGCTCATCCGCGCTATGAACCCAGCAGCGAAGAAGGAAGACATCTTGTCCTTTGCAGCAGCCTCTGAACGCGGCTCTGGTTCTTATTCCAAATCTCACATTACAGCCCCTCCCACACGCCCTGCGTCAAAGGGCCCTTGTCCGTCACACCTGACCTATTCCCAGATACTCCAGCAAGATGCTCCGACCGGCGTGGCAGCGGGAGGGCCCAGATGTGCTCTCGAGTTGGTGAGTACTGCAAACCCAGACGATGCAGAGCGGGTCGCAGGAAGCCTGTTTGCACAGTCGAGTGAATTTTCTTTCGCCGCGATTTGGCGCAAAATGCTCTGTACCTTATAGAGCATGTGTCTCTCCACAGAAAATAACCGAGCGCAGAGAAAAATCAACTCTAAAGCTAGAGAACGGAACTCAAGAAACTACTTGCTTATCCATCTGACACGAGCGAGCCAGTCAGTGCGTCTGCCCAGTAACCCAAAATACTGTGCAAACACGTTTGCTCTTAAGGACTGAAATTATAATCGTCGTtatttagacgaggttctcagggacatgggttactgctagagttgggttatggttggactcaatgatcctgagggtctcttccaaccgaaacgattctatggttctatgattgtGGCAAGATATCTCTAACACTGCTCACGTCCTTCTGATATTATAGAGTTAAAAGCAGCGACTggcagggagaacagagcaggATGTTACTCACAGCTGTCCGCACGCACCGTTTGATGCTGAGCAGAGCGTGGGCCAGTCCCCTCTTGCACGGGGGGTCCCAGAGCAGCCGTGAGGGTGAGACCCCCGCAGCGACCCAGCGCGTCCAACGGCCCCGTCAGCGCCCACGTCCCGCGGGCCAGGTCCCGCTCCTACCTCTATGGCCTCAGAAAAGCATCACTTAAGTTAAGAAGTGTGAAGGCCGACAGATGATATTAGTATAAAAGGATGGTGGGAACTTCCTAACACAGTGAATATGAGGGGAAAACATCACCAGGTAAAGTATCCGTGCTGTTACACAGCCTTGGTAAATTGACAGTTCAACTGGTATTATGGGAAGCACCCAGTGACTTCCCTTCTATACACACAAGACCTTTTGTGGAGGGGTCATACGGGTCAGGTCTTGCAAACCTCCACACTTCACCCTACAAGCAGCAGCGCAAGCGTGCACCATTGACACCTGTTGCTTTGTTCAGTCTTCTAAAGTTTACTACCAACATGCAGAATATATACAATAAAGACAGCTCTTCTTAACACGGTGTCCCAGCTCACTTGGCTACTGAGAGCCAAAACTAAAACATGTCACCTGAGTGACAAATCCTTTGGCTCTGCAGGTACAGACAAGCTCCAGGTGCTCCCTCACACCGGCGACAGAGACAGGATCCCATTCACCACCAAACACAATCCCTGCTCACATGTAGACGCTCAGTTACTCATGTTTACAGTGCCATGCTAAAaggcaaacaaataaatatgctCGACTAAAAGCAGCAAGCACATCACTAGAAGCAGCatgcttaaaataaacaaactctTCCCATCTCCAAGAGCTGACAGAAATTATGTCAGCATCGTTAGAAATTCACATCACAAACAGCGTTAACATGCATGCAGCAAACTATCTCCATCTCAAACAGAAAGCTACACCAGAAACCGGGGGGAAAActggaaactgaaatgttttgtggTTTCTCTCGCTGTGGTGAGAAATACTTCCTTGTCTTTTACCACAGCgaccaaaactgagaaaaaaaaaaaaaaaagtggtactTCAAAGCATTCcaataatgaaaacataagAGAAACCTCAGCACCAGCCATTCACTTACTCTAGGGTTCAAACACAGATTCTTCCTGTCACTCTATCAGCACCGTCCTTTTGGTGTGGggtgtgatttttgttttgttttggtggtggtggtttggttttggttttttttttttttaaaggtgccTCTTGGTTTTACCTCGGCCAGCAACAACACAGAACAGCCCCACGCCAGAACATCACACATTCTGCTGGGTATGGTCTCCTGCATTTATAACAGCACGAGAACCCTTTTTAACACGACAACGTTGAGACAAGGAGATAATCCAAATTCACCATTTCTTCTGTCAACACGTGAAAGCAGAAGAGTTTACAATAAGTTACTAATGGCCCCCAAGTACCTGACAGGCACTTTTTATATACATCACTCAGTCAACAGTATCCCAGGCTTAATCACAATAATTTTGGTATAAAATATTCTCCCCACGCCCAGTAAAAAGACAAATTACATCCTTATACCAGAGAGCAACATCCAATACCTTGAAAGCAAATTTCTTATTACCAGGTTCAACATTGATCAGCACTGTTATTCTTCACCCcggttttcttttttaggctTCTAACTGTCACTAGGTGCAGCGACAAGAGAAATCGCCGGAGTTTCTACAAGGCAGAAACTCCCTCCACACACGCAACCTTCAAAATGTCGAAGATTTGGCAAAGCCCTCTCACTAAAACGATCACTAATATTTGTGAACGTAAGAACTGCGCATAACAGGAGCAAGACACAAGAAATCCCTGCAGTTACGCCAAGGAGAGTGAGCACACGTTACCTGCCAcagcttcaggtgggcaaaGTGCTGTATCCAGTGAAAAGCTCCCAGCAAACACGTCCTGAAACTGCGAGTCTTGCTTAACCAATATTAACctcttcatatatatatatatatattttttttaatctgatgcTGAATCTTACTTAACTGAATCTTTTAGAAAAGCAGAATGGATTCTTGAGCAATTTGAATTACTTCTAAAGCGAAATCTTTAGATCCAGTGTGATCTTCTTAACCCAGATCTCTCCTATGGCACCAACTTATTTTGAAACGGCTGCTTCTGTGGGGCTGCTTTAgggaagcaggagggagagagacaCGTTCTCTAGACTGCAAGAAGCCTCCCAGAAACAGACACAGCACCTTCAAAGAGCACAAACATCGAGCCCCCGATTTTACCTTTCACCTGAGGAACAGCAACGTTAATTACCGAGGATTCACAGCGAGAAGGAAAGCCCTGGCCTTCCCATAACAATTATCACTATGCAACAATGTCAGCATCAGAGACCTCCACGggactgggcagacacagccCCACCTCTCTGTGCAAAGTTTTACATCTGTTTTTGTAACAATCATCCTCATTCTTCACCTGTACCTTAATGGCTCCTCAACTCAGGACAGACCCCAAGGGAATGAGCTCAATCCATCAGATCTGCTTCAGGGTTCAGCTTGAGATGACACAGTATTTAAGACACAAAGCAGGATACATACACAACCAACGATAAACTGCAATACCCATGAAAACTGTAACTTTAGTTTGGGGGCTACCTGGACACGAACACCAACCTCACTGCTGAAGAAGGATACGAATGCCTGAAATCTTCGCTGGCCGCTCCTGTAACTGATTACCCGTCACTATAAACCTTATCTAAACACAGTTACCCATCTGCACAACCACAGAACACCACTGCCTTTCAGTCTGAACACCGACATGCTTATCACCGCACAGGTGATCTCTACCTCCAAAGGGCCGGCCAAACGCCAGAGCCATTTCCTCATCAGGCGCGGAACTCGCGCGTTCTCAGCACTTCATCTTCCTCCAGGTTCCCTACACCGAGTCCTAACCCCAGGCCCACCCCGCATGGCGCAACGGGAACTCTCTGCTTTAGGAGCTTAATGCCAGTTTTTCCACTCAAGGCCCAGAAGTTCACTGACAACACCAAAAAGCACCAACCCCACCAGTGAATTTTCACCCGCTCGCTAATAAAGGCCAGGCTGCTCCGGGAAGCGCTTCCTCGAGACCATTTCCTCGCGTGTGTGTGCGCCCGCGTTCAGAACCAGCAATTTCAGACTCACAGTTCCTGCTTATGTCAAAATCCATTTTGACACAGAAcgcatcataaaaaaaaaaaaaacccaacaacaaacaaaaaaaacccccaccacacaacagaaaaaaaacccaacaaacaaaggGCCGGCaacggggcggccccgggaggaaGGCGGCCCGGGCTCGGGCGGCATCGCCCGTggctcccgccgctcccgccacacccgctcccgccgcagccccgggccCGCCAGGCCCCGCCAGCCCGGCCAGGccccgcggcgggagcggcggccccgcgggccgggccgggccccgctcctcacccagcagcagcagcttcagctcccGGCGGGCGTCGCGCTTGTCCCTCCGCAGCTGCTTCTCGATCTCGGCGTTGATGCGCTTCGACTCCTTCACCTCGTCGCTCAGGCAACAGGCCATCATGGACTCCAGAGTCATGGTCGCGCCGCGGCCG is a window of Caloenas nicobarica isolate bCalNic1 chromosome 27, bCalNic1.hap1, whole genome shotgun sequence DNA encoding:
- the GNA11 gene encoding guanine nucleotide-binding protein subunit alpha-11 produces the protein MTLESMMACCLSDEVKESKRINAEIEKQLRRDKRDARRELKLLLLGTGESGKSTFIKQMRIIHGSGYSEEDKKGFTKLVYQNIFTAMQSMIRAMETLKILYKYEQNKANAVLIREVDVEKVMTFEQPYVSAIKTLWNDPGIQECYDRRREYQLSDSAKYYLSDVDRIATPGYLPTQQDVLRVRVPTTGIIEYPFDLENIIFRMVDVGGQRSERRKWIHCFENVTSIMFLVALSEYDQVLVESDNENRMEESKALFRTIITYPWFQNSSVILFLNKKDLLEDKILYSHLVDYFPEFDGPQRDAQAAREFILKMFVDLNPDSDKIIYSHFTCATDTENIRFVFAAVKDTILQLNLKEYNLV